Proteins from a genomic interval of Candidatus Thermoplasmatota archaeon:
- the rpsB gene encoding 30S ribosomal protein S2: MESTESPEEPLLITEDQYLTSGVHIGTQQKSADMKPFIYKVRTDGLYVLDIRKTDDRIRGAGRFLARYEPERVLVVAARQYGQKPAKVFARTIGADIFAGRFVPGTLTNPDLPMFTEPDILVVTDPAADQQALREALNVGIPIVALCDANNETKFVDFIIPTNNKGRRALATIYWLLTREVLKERGTIKDDSGFGLAVEDFEATL; the protein is encoded by the coding sequence ATGGAAAGCACGGAGAGTCCAGAAGAACCATTGCTGATTACGGAGGATCAGTATCTGACGTCAGGAGTCCACATCGGGACACAGCAGAAGAGCGCTGACATGAAGCCCTTCATCTACAAGGTCAGGACAGACGGTCTCTACGTCCTGGACATAAGGAAGACCGACGACAGAATCAGAGGTGCAGGGAGATTCCTGGCAAGATACGAGCCCGAGCGGGTTCTGGTCGTCGCAGCGAGGCAGTACGGTCAGAAACCGGCCAAGGTCTTCGCCCGCACGATCGGGGCAGATATCTTCGCTGGGCGGTTCGTCCCCGGGACGCTGACCAATCCGGACCTGCCCATGTTCACAGAGCCCGATATACTCGTGGTCACAGACCCCGCGGCGGATCAGCAGGCGCTAAGGGAGGCCCTCAACGTGGGCATACCGATAGTGGCGCTGTGCGACGCCAACAACGAGACGAAGTTCGTGGACTTCATCATACCCACGAACAACAAAGGCAGAAGGGCGCTCGCAACGATCTACTGGCTGCTGACGAGGGAGGTCCTCAAGGAGAGAGGGACCATCAAGGATGATTCCGGGTTCGGGCTCGCAGTCGAGGATTTCGAAGCAACCCTGTAG
- a CDS encoding enolase produces MAITNLEIRRILDSRGNLTVEVDVRTEGGFGRASAPAGASTGAAEAVGFSANGINADLVNFRSRVAPALEGIDPAEQEAVDEKLHELDGTDNFSKIGGSIAIATSIAVAKAAASTQGLPLYEYLAGSKDVSMPRPLGNVLGGGAHAVGGTDIQEFLSLASGASVLEAITANARLHGLVKSELMERLPDDAIGKGDEGAWVADIGNEEAMDILSESCKHVTRETGVRCSPGLDIAATEFYSNGKYQYREGSLSAEDQIEFVADLIDEYRLAYVEDPLHEEDFEGFARLTELCGKKCLIVGDDLFVTRKTRLQKGIDMGAANATIIKPNQIGTLTDAMDALSLAKDAGYRSIVSHRSGETTDNAIAHLAVAFRCFAIKTGAVGGERIAKLNELIRIEEELKS; encoded by the coding sequence ATGGCAATCACCAACCTCGAGATCAGGAGAATCCTGGACAGCCGCGGGAACCTCACAGTCGAGGTGGATGTTCGCACGGAAGGAGGATTCGGACGGGCGTCTGCACCCGCTGGGGCCAGCACCGGGGCGGCCGAGGCTGTCGGCTTCTCAGCCAATGGGATCAACGCGGACCTTGTGAACTTCAGGTCGAGAGTCGCCCCGGCACTGGAGGGGATTGACCCGGCGGAGCAAGAAGCCGTGGACGAGAAGCTGCACGAGCTCGATGGAACGGACAACTTCTCGAAGATCGGCGGGAGCATAGCCATAGCCACTTCCATCGCCGTCGCGAAGGCCGCAGCGAGTACCCAAGGGCTGCCCCTCTACGAGTATCTGGCGGGCTCAAAGGATGTCTCCATGCCACGTCCACTTGGAAACGTCCTGGGCGGGGGTGCCCATGCCGTTGGCGGGACGGACATTCAGGAGTTCCTGTCGCTCGCCTCCGGGGCTTCCGTTCTCGAGGCCATCACCGCAAATGCAAGGCTTCACGGGCTAGTGAAGAGCGAGCTGATGGAGCGTCTGCCCGACGATGCGATCGGAAAGGGCGATGAGGGTGCCTGGGTGGCAGACATCGGGAACGAGGAGGCAATGGATATCCTGAGCGAGTCATGCAAGCATGTGACCCGGGAGACCGGAGTCCGCTGCTCCCCTGGCCTCGACATCGCCGCGACGGAATTCTACTCGAACGGGAAGTACCAGTATCGAGAAGGATCGCTTTCCGCGGAAGACCAGATAGAGTTCGTTGCGGACCTCATCGATGAGTATAGGCTCGCCTACGTTGAGGATCCTCTCCACGAGGAGGACTTCGAGGGGTTCGCCAGACTGACGGAGCTGTGCGGGAAGAAATGCCTCATCGTCGGTGACGACCTTTTCGTCACCCGCAAGACAAGGCTGCAGAAAGGTATCGACATGGGCGCCGCCAACGCGACGATAATAAAGCCGAATCAGATCGGGACACTCACCGATGCGATGGATGCGCTCTCTTTGGCAAAGGATGCGGGATATCGGTCGATCGTCTCTCACAGGAGTGGAGAAACGACGGACAACGCAATCGCCCACCTCGCTGTGGCATTCCGCTGTTTCGCCATCAAGACTGGCGCTGTTGGCGGGGAAAGAATAGCAAAGCTTAATGAGTTGATACGCATTGAAGAAGAACTGAAATCCTAG
- a CDS encoding DNA-directed RNA polymerase subunit K — translation MNHTRYETARIVGARALQISMGAPSLLADQEVSEAIALAELEFERGILPITVERS, via the coding sequence ATGAATCATACGAGATATGAGACAGCCAGAATAGTCGGTGCCAGGGCGCTTCAGATATCCATGGGAGCGCCGTCCCTTCTTGCAGATCAAGAGGTGTCGGAAGCCATTGCACTCGCTGAGCTGGAGTTCGAGCGGGGAATTCTCCCCATCACGGTGGAAAGGAGCTGA
- a CDS encoding DUF5679 domain-containing protein, whose protein sequence is MVEAYCVKCRKKIEMKDPKKITMKNGKPATKGTCPKCGTKVFRIGAS, encoded by the coding sequence TTGGTAGAGGCCTACTGCGTGAAATGCAGGAAGAAGATTGAGATGAAGGATCCCAAGAAGATCACGATGAAGAACGGAAAGCCAGCCACGAAAGGCACATGCCCCAAATGCGGGACTAAGGTCTTCAGGATAGGTGCCTCATAG
- a CDS encoding acetyl ornithine aminotransferase family protein encodes MTKAPDIRTTPPGPKAKEIVERDSEFVATTTKTSPIVAKRARGSIVEDVDGNVYVDFTCGIGVTNVGHCHPEVVDAIKKQSSELIHFAGTDFYYEIQVDLAERLCKITPGDSPKKVFYTNSGTEGTEASIKIVKWNTQKPLIIGFIRAFHGRTMGSLAITASKPVHRARFAPMMPGVVHIPFAYCYRCSYKMEFPDCGLHCAKILEELYFEAHVPPEDVAAIFTEPVQGEGGYVVPPKGWIDEIASIARRHEILLVDDEVQAGFGRTGKMFGIEHSNTVPDVLYTAKGIASGMPMGAVILDAKLDFGVQGAHSNTFGGNLVACAAALKTIELIEREGMLDNANRMGKVLKDRLDEMAGTYNIMGDNRGLGLMWATEFVKDRATKEFAVKERNEIVKLAYERGLILLPAGKSAIRYIPALNITEEELNSGVDVLESCIKDVA; translated from the coding sequence ATGACAAAAGCTCCAGATATTAGGACGACCCCTCCAGGCCCGAAGGCGAAGGAGATAGTGGAAAGAGATTCCGAGTTCGTTGCCACGACGACGAAGACGTCTCCCATAGTCGCAAAAAGGGCCAGAGGCTCCATCGTGGAGGACGTGGACGGCAACGTCTATGTGGACTTCACATGCGGAATCGGTGTCACGAACGTTGGCCATTGCCATCCAGAAGTTGTAGATGCGATCAAGAAGCAGTCATCAGAGCTGATCCACTTCGCGGGCACGGACTTCTACTACGAGATCCAGGTGGATCTCGCGGAGAGGCTCTGCAAGATCACGCCTGGGGATTCTCCCAAGAAGGTGTTCTACACCAATAGCGGAACCGAGGGAACGGAGGCGTCCATCAAGATAGTGAAATGGAACACTCAGAAGCCCCTGATAATCGGATTCATCCGCGCGTTCCACGGAAGGACCATGGGCTCCTTGGCGATCACGGCCAGCAAGCCCGTCCACAGAGCGAGGTTCGCCCCGATGATGCCCGGGGTCGTTCACATACCATTTGCCTACTGCTACAGGTGTTCGTACAAGATGGAGTTCCCGGATTGTGGCCTCCACTGTGCTAAGATCCTCGAGGAGCTGTACTTCGAGGCCCATGTGCCGCCAGAAGACGTTGCGGCGATATTCACTGAGCCAGTGCAGGGCGAGGGAGGATACGTCGTTCCACCGAAGGGTTGGATTGACGAGATTGCGAGCATAGCGAGAAGGCACGAGATCCTGCTCGTGGATGATGAGGTCCAAGCGGGGTTCGGGAGAACGGGGAAGATGTTCGGCATCGAACACTCCAATACCGTTCCGGACGTCCTCTATACGGCGAAGGGGATCGCATCCGGGATGCCCATGGGAGCTGTCATCTTGGACGCCAAGCTCGATTTCGGCGTGCAGGGTGCCCACTCGAATACATTCGGCGGGAACCTCGTCGCCTGTGCCGCGGCCCTGAAGACGATAGAGCTGATAGAGAGGGAGGGCATGCTGGACAACGCGAATCGCATGGGTAAGGTGCTCAAGGACCGGCTGGATGAGATGGCCGGGACATACAACATCATGGGCGATAACAGAGGCCTGGGCCTGATGTGGGCGACGGAGTTTGTCAAGGACAGGGCGACCAAGGAGTTCGCAGTCAAGGAGCGGAACGAGATCGTCAAGCTCGCCTACGAGAGGGGGCTCATCCTGTTGCCTGCGGGCAAGTCCGCGATCAGGTACATCCCGGCCCTCAACATCACCGAGGAGGAGCTCAATTCAGGTGTGGATGTCCTCGAGAGCTGCATCAAGGACGTGGCCTAG